A single region of the Thermococcus zilligii AN1 genome encodes:
- a CDS encoding cob(I)yrinic acid a,c-diamide adenosyltransferase, whose product MSITTKTGDRGLTGLFTGDRVVKYSPIMEANGTIDELDSFLGEAKHYLPGEMAGILERIQVQLYDIMAELASKGKYAKIGEEEVRWLEGLIHKYEGEVQLGGFVLPGSTVASAKLDVCRTIARRAERKVAKLLLDYGLGSNVLVYLNRLSDLLFIMARVIEKREGKLKEVR is encoded by the coding sequence ATGTCCATCACCACGAAAACCGGGGACAGGGGTTTGACCGGCCTTTTCACCGGCGACCGCGTCGTGAAGTACTCCCCGATAATGGAAGCCAACGGGACGATAGACGAGCTCGACAGCTTTTTAGGGGAGGCCAAGCACTACCTGCCAGGGGAGATGGCAGGGATACTGGAGAGGATACAGGTCCAGCTCTACGACATTATGGCGGAGCTCGCCAGCAAGGGGAAGTACGCGAAGATCGGGGAGGAAGAGGTCAGGTGGCTCGAAGGGCTTATCCATAAGTACGAGGGGGAGGTTCAGCTGGGAGGGTTCGTTCTGCCCGGCTCAACGGTGGCGAGCGCAAAGCTTGACGTGTGCAGGACCATAGCGCGGAGGGCCGAGAGAAAGGTTGCAAAGCTCCTCCTCGACTACGGCCTCGGAAGCAACGTCCTCGTTTACCTCAACAGGCTCAGCGACCTGCTCTTCATAATGGCGAGGGTGATAGAGAAGAGGGAGGGGAAGTTGAAGGAGGTCAGGTGA
- a CDS encoding MazG nucleotide pyrophosphohydrolase domain-containing protein, whose protein sequence is MEIKEFQEMIKEIYLHKDSRRGVEKTFLWFVEEVGELSEAIRKHDREAMEEEFADVLAWLASLANLLGINLEEAAKRKYPSVCPYCGKNPCECEEKF, encoded by the coding sequence GTGGAGATAAAGGAGTTCCAGGAAATGATCAAAGAGATTTACCTCCACAAGGACTCCAGGCGGGGTGTTGAGAAGACCTTCCTCTGGTTCGTTGAGGAGGTCGGGGAACTGAGCGAGGCGATAAGGAAGCACGACCGTGAAGCCATGGAGGAGGAATTTGCAGACGTCTTAGCCTGGCTTGCCAGCCTGGCGAATCTCCTCGGGATAAACCTGGAGGAGGCGGCGAAGAGGAAGTACCCCAGTGTCTGCCCCTACTGCGGGAAGAACCCCTGCGAATGCGAGGAGAAGTTTTAG